CAATTTTATATTTCCATGAACATGGATAATCTAATTGAAGTTTCTCTTTACTTAAATCTATCATCTTGTAAAATCTCCACTTTTACCACCACTTTTTGACTCTAATTGAACTTTTGAAATAACCATTGATTTATCAATTGCTTTTACCATATCGTAAATAGTCAATAATCCAACAGATACACCAGTTAGAGCTTCCATTTCAACACCTGTTTGTCCATTTAACTTTGCACTAACAGTTAATTTAAAACCTGGAAGTTCTGGTAATTCATCAATATCACAATTTATTCCAGTTAATAATAAAGGATGACACATTGGTATTAAATCACTTGTTTTTTTAGTTCCCATGATTGCCGCAACTACAGCAGTTTGAAGAACAGGACCCTTTTTACCAGTATTATTAATAATTGCTTCATATGCTTCTTTGCTCATAGTTATAATTCCAGAAGCTACTGCAATTCTTTTTGTTTCATTCTTTGATGAAACATCAACCATTTTAGGTCTATCATTTTCATCTAGGTGTGTTAATTCCAATTTAAAACCTTTATTCTTATTACCTTTATTATACCTTTTTAATAGTTAAATAGAAATTAAGTAAACTTTAAATATAATGCAACCCTAAATTTAAAAAGAAAGTGGGTGATTTTAGTGCCAGGCATTAAAGTTAAAGATAACGAATCTTTTGA
The Arcobacter sp. CECT 8983 genome window above contains:
- the moaC gene encoding cyclic pyranopterin monophosphate synthase MoaC — translated: MELTHLDENDRPKMVDVSSKNETKRIAVASGIITMSKEAYEAIINNTGKKGPVLQTAVVAAIMGTKKTSDLIPMCHPLLLTGINCDIDELPELPGFKLTVSAKLNGQTGVEMEALTGVSVGLLTIYDMVKAIDKSMVISKVQLESKSGGKSGDFTR